A single genomic interval of Geotrypetes seraphini chromosome 1, aGeoSer1.1, whole genome shotgun sequence harbors:
- the LOC117368678 gene encoding olfactory receptor 8U9-like — translation MDQMNKTKVKEFVLLGVTERAELRGLLVVVFLALYLINLLGNGTMILVISGSSQLQTPMYFFLCNLSFVDLCFTSVTVPKMLSNLTSGKKTISYSECITQLYFFIIFGDAECVLLSIMAYDRYVAICNPLHYITIMNKNVCLSMSAACYIISVLNSLLHTLMVYRLSFCKSNLIEHFFCDFTPLLKLSCTDTSVNELLVFTVVSVIVMVPFLITLISYVFIISAILKIQSTGGRRKTFSTCSSHLIVVIIFYGTLIFMYLRPSSSYSLEKDKIISVIYNVVSPMLNPFIYSLRTREVKTALKIAVQRIFAHNKTVKHLPRKG, via the coding sequence ATGGATCAGATGAACAAGACCAAAGTGAAAGAGTTTGTTCTCTTGGGTGTCACCGAGCGTGCAGAGCTAAGAGGTCTCCTCGTTGTAGTGTTCCTGGCTTTGTACCTGATCAACCTGCTAGGGAATGGAACCATGATCTTAGTTATTAGTGGGAGTTCTCAGCTCCAGACCCCTATGTATTTCTTCCTCTGTAACTTGTCTTTTGTGGACTTGTGTTTCACTTCAGTTACTGTCCCTAAAATGTTAAGTAATCTCACCTCTGGCAAGAAAACCATCTCATACTCAGAGTGTATCACTCAGCTCTATTTCTTTATTATCTTTGGTGATGCAGAATGTGTGCTCTTGTCCATCATGGCCTATGACCGCTATGTTGCCATTTGTAATCCACTGCATTATATCACAATTATGAACAAGAACGTATGTCTAAGTATGTCTGCTGCTTGTTACATCATCTCTGTTTTGAACTCATTATTACATACATTGATGGTATACCGACTATCCTTCTGCAAATCCAACCTAATTGAACACTTCTTTTGTGATTTCACACCGCTGCTAAAGCTCTCTTGCACAGACACCTCTGTCAATGAACTGCTAGTCTTCACAGTGGTCTCAGTGATTGTAATGGTGCCTTTCCTAATCACCTTGATCTCCTATGTCTTTATTATTTCTGCTATTCTAAAGATCCAGTCCACTGGAGGGAGGCGCAAGACATTTTCTACCTGTTCTTCCCACCTCATTGTGGTAATAATCTTTTATGGGACactaatttttatgtatttgaggCCTTCTTCCAGCTATTCTTTGGAAAAGGACAAGATTATCAGTGTGATATACAATGTAGTCTCTCCTATGCTCAACCCATTCATCTATAGCCTGAGGACAAGGGAGGTAAAAACAGCACTGAAGATAGCTGTTCAGAGAATTTTTGCTCATAATAAGACGGTAAAACATTTGCCAAGGAAGGGATAA